Below is a window of Moorella thermoacetica DNA.
ACGGCCATTAGCCGGCAGGTAGAGGTGCCGGTAGTGGAGATCGCTGTCAGCACCTTTGACCTGATTCGGGCCCTGGCCAGGGCCCGGGATCTCGGCAGCTATATCGGCGTGGCCGGTTTCCGCAACGTCATTTATGGTACCAAAAGTTTAGAATCTGCCCTGGGAGTTCACATTGAAGAACTAATCATCGAAGCTGAAGAAGAAGCTGCCGGGATAATTGCTGAAGGCCGGTCCATGGGTCTGGAAGTTATTGTCGGCGATGCCGTTTCCGTGCGTTCGGCTAAGGAAATGGGACTCCAGGCCATCCTGGTGACCTCCGGTAAAGAAGCCATCAGCCAGGCCATCCGCGAGGCCCGGGAGGTAGCCATGGTACGCCGCCGCGAGCGGGCCCGGGCCGAGCAGTTCAAGGCTATCCTGGATTTCGCCTATGAGGGCATTGTAGCCACCGACCAGGAAGGCCGCATTACCCTGGTTAACCCGGCGGCCGAGAAGATCCTGGGCCTTGCGGCCCACCGAGTAGTAGGACGGCCGGCGCGGGAGGTATTGCCCGGCGTGCCCCTGAATCAGGTGCTGCAGTCAGGCCAAAAGCGCCTGGGGGAACTGCACCGGGCCGGCAATACCCTGGTGGCGGAGAATATCATACCGGTCATTGCCGGCCGGGAGACCGTCGGCGCCGTGGCTACCTTCCAGGATGTCAGTCACCTGCAGGCAGTTGAGGCCAGGGCCCGCCAGGAGCTTTACCTCAAAGGCCATGTGGCCCGGTATACCTTCGAAGATATCGTCACCCAGAGTCCGGTCATGGCCAAGATAATTGAACGGGCCCGCCAGTTTGCCGCCGCCGAAGCGACGGTTTTAATCAACGGGGAAACAGGAACGGGTAAAGAAATGGTAGCCCAGAGTATTCATAACGCCAGCCGGCGGCGGAATGGCCCCTTTGTGGCCGTTAACTGCGCCGCCGTACCGGAGAATTTGTTGGAAAGCGAGCTCTTCGGCTACGAGGAAGGGGCTTTTACCGGAGCCCGCAAGGGCGGCAAAAAGGGACTCTTTGAACTGGCCCACGGCGGCACCCTTTTCCTGGACGAGATCGGCGAGCTGTCTTTAAACTTACAGGCGCGGCTTCTACGGGTGCTACAACAAAAGGCCATCATGCGCGTCGGCGGCGACCGGGTGCTGCCCGTGGACGTGCGCATCATCGCCGCCACCCACCGCAACCTGAAAGATGCCATCGCCAGGGATGCCTTCCGCCGTGACCTGTACTACCGCCTCAATGTTTTGCAGATAAATCTCCCGCCCCTCCGGGAGCGCCCGGAAGACCTGCCTTTATTAATTAAAGCTTTGGTAGAAAAGATCAGTCGCCGTGCCGGCCGCCTGCCTCCTATCTTTAGCGAGGAGATTATCGCCAGGATGCAGGCCTATTCCTGGCCGGGTAACGTACGCGAACTGGAGAATATCCTGGAAAGGCTGGTAGTCCTGCGCAGTGGGGAAGAGGTCGAGGCCGGCGACCTGGACGAGATCTTGGAGCCGGCGGAAAACCAGCCGCAGCCCGTCCTGCAGCTGGCCCTGCGGGGCACCCTGGCGGAAATGGAGGGGGAGATCATCCGCCGGACCCTGGCCCTCACCGGCAACAATAAGGAAGAGACCTGCCGGCGCCTGGGCCTCAGTAAGACCACCCTCTGGCGGCGGTTAAAAAGCTGGCAGGATGAAGGACAACGCAGGGTCAATGGTAATTAAAGGTAGAGGGAGGCAGTCGCGTTTTCCATGAACCCGGAGGACTTTTAGCCGCCTGTTACCAGGGGTAGCATAGTTACGTAGAACCTGCTATATTCCAAGATGAAATACTAAAATTCAATATGAAATAAGCAATAGTATTACGGCCAGATTAGCTTTTTAATCTGGCCTTTATCTTTTTAACCTTTCAGAATGAAATATTGTCAGTTATAATAAATGCCACTACGATAAGCATCCTTCAAAATTGTACGCCGATACTTCCCTGGCACGCTTTTTGCATTATTTTTTTGGTGACTGTTGCGCCGTGAGAGAGGGTAGTAAATGGAACAGATATCCATCATCGCCGACGATTTAACCGGAGCCAACGATACCGGCGTCCAGTTTTGCCAGCACGGTTTCCGCACCATGGTTATTATAGATGCTGCCAACGTAGAGCGGGTGGGGCAGGATAAAGATGTCTGGGCGATCAATACCGACACCCGCCACCTGGCAGCACCTGAAGCCTACCAGCGCGTTTATGAGATCACTTTAAAACTAAAAAAAGCTGCCATCAGCCGGGTTTACAAAAAGATTGATTCCACCCTGCGCGGCCACCCCGGCGCCGAGCTGGAGGCTGTGATGGACGCCTGGCAGGCGGACCTCGCCCTGGTGGTGCCGGCCTACCCGGCCAACCGGCGGTTAGTGGTTGACGGCCACCTGTTGATAAGCGAGGGCATGGAGACGGCCGCGGCTTCCGTAAGCCTTACTCCTGGCGATGCCAGGGCAGCCCTTTGCCACATCCCTACCGTCCTGCAGGGGGAGATGGGCCGTCGGGTAGGCCAGATTAACCTGGCGACTGTGCGCCAGGGAGTGAAAGAACTGGTAGCTGCCCTGGAGGCCGCTCGTACAAACAGCCAGGTGCTGGTCCTTGATGCCGCCGACGAAGAGGACCTAAGGAATATCGCCCGGGCAATCAGCCGCTTCCAGCGGGATGTCATTGTGGCCGGCGCCGCCGGCATGGCCGCCCATTTACCTCTGGCCTGGAACCTAAAACCAGTGCCTAATAATCCATTAAATAAAAAGGGGGCTATTCTCCTGGTTGCCGGCTCGCGTAACCCGGTCACTGCCGCCCAGGTGCAACGCCTGGCTGAGGTTAGCGCGTGTCAGGCTGTAAAGGTAGAGACGGAAGCTATACTTACCGGAGAACCGGCTGTTGAAATAGAAAGGGTGTTGCAGGAAGTTACAACTCAAGATGCAGGCGCAGGTTTAATTATTATAGCCGTAGATAGCCTTTTCCAGACAATTGACAGAGATAGGGTTTCCAACTCAGGAAGCAAAGCTATAGCTTTAGCCCTTGGCACTATCACCAGCCGCCTCTTAAATATGCGAAGGATAAGTGCCCTGGTAGTTACTGGCGGAGATACTGCCGTTCACGTTTGCCGGGCTCTGGAAGCCAGAGGAATTAACCTGGCGGCCGATCTGTTGCCGGGTATCCCTTTGGGGTACCTGGAAGGGGGGCGGGGTGATGGACTACCAATCGTTACTAAAGCCGGCGGTTTTGGTTCCCCCGATTCCCTGATCAAAGTAAATGAATTTCTTCAACAGAGAATGAAAAGTGAAATGGAGTTGGTATGAGATGGTAAAACCCTTAATTGCTATTACTGTAGGTGACCCTTGCGGCATTGGGCCTGAGATTACTGCTAAAGCCCTGGCCATACCAGAGATTTATAATCTATGCCGGCCTCTGGCTATAGCCGATGCCGGCCTGATGGGCGAAGCTATCAAGATCGCGGGAGTTAACCTGTCCGTTCGAGCCGTGACCAGTCCTGGTGAAGGCCGGTATGAGTATGGCACCATCGATGTCCTGGACATGCAAAATGTTGACCTGAACCAGTTGCAGTACGGCAAAGTAACCCGCATGGGGGGTGAAGCCAGTTTCCAGTATATAACCCGAGCCATTGAACTCGCCCTGGCCGGGGAAGTTGATGCCGTCACCACCGGTCCCATTAATAAAGAAGCTATCAACCTTGCCGGACATCATTACTCCGGGCATACGGAGATCTTCGCCGACCTGACGAAAACGCAGGACTACTGCATGATGCTCGTTGACAAGAATTTTCGGGTTTCCCATGTGACTACCCATGTGGCTTTCAGTCAGGTACCATCACTGATAAAAAAGGAGCGGGTACTTACAGTAATCAAATTGACTAACGATGCTCTTTTAAAAATGGGAATTTCAATGCCGAGAATTGCGGTCGCTGGACTCAACCCCCATGCCGGCGAGGATGGTCTCTTCGGCCGCGAGGAAATCGAGGAAATCGGTCCGGCTATCACCGCCGCCAGGGAGCAGGGAATCCAGGTAGATGGCCCGGTACCTCCAGATACCATTTTTGTTAAACTCCAGGGTGGCCAGTATGATGCTGTAGTAGCTATGTACCATGATCAGGGCCATATTCCAACCAAATTAATCGGCTTTAAATATGACAATGCCACCGGCAAGTGGGGATCGGTTGCCGGGATAAACATCACTTTAGGATTACCAATAATACGGACCTCAGTTGATCATGGTACCGCTTTTGGTAAAGCTGGAAAGGGGACAGCCAACCCCGAAAGTATGGTGGATGCCTTGAAAATGGGGGCAATAATGACGCGAACCTAAGTATTGTAATAGGATTTAAATGCCAAACCTGGAAAGGGGTGTAGGTAGGAAGAGTTTAGCGGTGTTTGGTAAAGAATTAAATAGAGAAAGGAGAGTATTTTCATGGGAGGCATTTCCGGAATTCAGATAATTATTGGTCTGATTGTTGGTATCTTTGTGCTTGTATATTTAATACTGAGGACCAAAATTCATGCTTTTCCTGCTCTTATCATTGCGGCTTCCGTAATCGGGTTAATTGGTGGTATGTCACCATCTACAGGTGATATTAACCTTGCTAAATCAATCACTACTGGCTTTGGTAATACTTTAGCAAGTATCGGTCTCGTAATTGGTTTTGGCGTAATGATGGGACGATTGCTGGAGGTATCCGGGGCTGCCGAACGTATGGCTTATACTTTCTTAAAGTATCTAGGACGTGGAAAAGAAGAATGGGCGCTGGCCGCAACGGGATATGTCATTTCTATTCCTATTTTCTGCGATTCGGGTTTTGTTATTTTAACACCCCTGGTTAAAGCGTTATCACGTAGAACCAAAAAATCCGTACTTGCTCTTGGTGTCGCTCTGGCAGCCGGTCTAGTGGCTACCCATAGTGCAGTACCACCAACACCGGGACCTCTGGCAGTAGCAGGCATTTTTAAAGTTGATGTAGGTATGGTAATTATTTCCGGGCTTATATTTACCATACCAATAACTATAGCTGGGGTTTTGTACGGCAAATGGTTGGGTAAAAAAATATATCAATTACCCAGTGAAGATGGTCAGAGCTGGATACGACCACCTTACCAATCTTCTCAGATTGCCGAAGAAGCATTGCCTGAAAATGGCAACCTGCCTTCCGCTTTTATATCCTTTGCCCCTGTTGTTATTCCTTTAATTTTAATCTTTGTCAATACGTTGCTGACAGCTATGAAAATAAACCAACTATGGGCGCGCTACCTAGTTTTCCTGGGTAATCCGGTAATAGCGGTTGGTATTGGTCTTATTATTGCTATTTATGGTCTGGCTCCGAAACTTTCTCGGTCTGAAGTACTAAAAAAGATGGAAGAAGGGGTTTCTTCAGCTGGTATAATTATCTTAATTACAGGTGCTGGTGGCGCATTAGGCCAGGTGTTAAGGGACAGTGGTGTCGGTAATTATGTAGCTCAACTTATTGCTTCTAGCCCTCTGCCTCCATTTTTGTTACCCTTTTTTGTTGCTACTTTTGTACGATTAGTCCAGGGAAGCGGTACAGTAGCCATGATTACCTCTGCTTCCATTACTGCACCAATTTTGGCCAATCTTTCCGTTAATCCAATCATTGCTGTTCAAGCAGCCAATTTAGGTTCATTGATATATTCTTATTTCAATGACAGTTTTTTCTGGGTAGTCAATAGATTTTTAGGTGTCGATGACATTAAGGAACAAACACTGACGTGGTCGGTTCCGACTACAATTGCTTGGGGCGTTTCTTTGATTATGTTATACATTGCCAACGCCATTTTAAGCTAATCCAATAAAGGAGTGAGCATATGTTCGAAATGAGCCCACAGGAAAAGGTTTTACGAGCTATAAAAAAGAAAGAGTCCTATAGAGTCCCACCCGATTGATGTGGGCAGTGCTATAATTTGAACTATAACATTAAATGACGATAATGCATGAAAAATACATTGCATTTTAAAACGAAACCAGCATCCTAGAGATGTCATTTCAAATTGCGGTGTTGGTGAAGAAGTATATTAAAGTGGTATGTAAATAGTATTAGGAATATTGTTAGAGGGCCGAGAGGAGAAGGATTAAGTGAGTTGCCGACTCAGTCTACCTTACGGAACCCACAAACTTACCTTTCACATTCCCGAAGAAAAAATAAAGGCAGTTCTATCACCGGTAGCTATGAAAGAAATACCTTCTACGGAAGTAGAGATCCAGAGGGCGTTAGAAAATCCTATCGGATGCCAGTCTTTGGGTACAATGGTATCACCAACCAGCCGAGTACTCCTCCTGTGCGACGACAATACCCGCCCGACTCCAGCCAATATCATTGTCCCGGCTATACTTCGGGAGTTAGAGAGCGGGGGTGTACGCAAGGAGAATATTAAGATCCTCATGGCTTTGGGTACCCACCGACCTATGACCCTGGAAGAATTGCAACAAAAATTAGGTGCCGAAGTATTAGCGCAGGTAGAAGTAATAAACCATGACTTCCGCAACCCGATGGCTCTCCATGATTTCGGCCTTACGGCTAACGGTACGCCGGTAAAGGTTAACCGCGTGGTTCTTGAAGCAGATGTTGTTATTGGCATCGGCAGTATCGTTCCCCATCACATCCCCGGTTACAGCGGCGGGGCAAAAATCGTCCAGCCCGGGATTTGTGGTGAAGATACTACAGCGGCCACCCATTTGCTGAGTGTGCGGACCCGGCGAAATATGCTGGGCATTGTGGAAAATAAAGTGCGAGAAGAAATGGAAGCCATCGCCGACAGGGCGGGAGTAAAATATATCTTTAATACTGTCCTGGATCCTCAGGGCCGTGTAGTGAAAGCTTTCTTCGGCGATATCCGCCAGGCCTTCCGAGCCGGGGTGGAGATCAGCCGGCAGGTTTACGGTATCCCGGCGCCGGGGCGCACGCCCATTGTCCTGGCCAGTTCCCATCCTTGCGACATTGAATTCTGGCAGGCCCATAAGACATTATATCCGTGTGACATGCTGGTAGAAGAGGGAGGGACAATTATTATCGTCACCCCCTGCCCGGAAGGAGTGGCCGTCACCCACCCGGAGATGCTGGAGTTCGCCGGCCAAAAACCGGAGGACATCGATGCCCAAATTGAAGAAGGGCGTATTAAAGATAAGGTTGCCGGCGCCCTGGCTCTGGCCTGGGCTAAGGTGCGCCAGCATGCCGAGGTTTGCCTGGTTTCAGATGGTATAAACGCCGAAGTGGCGGCAAAACTCGGATTTAAGCATGCTGATACAATAGAAGAAGCCCTGGAAATGACCTGGGCACGCTTGGGGAAAGAAGCTAGAGTAACAGTTTTAACCCACGGTGCTGATACGTTACCTTTATTACCCGAAGATAACTTAGAGTAGCACATAAAATCAGAGCAAAGGCTGGAATTTTTTCCAGCCTTTAAATGTCTAATAACTGATACTTTAAATAGAGCCAGTGGTTATAGGAAGAAGTTAGTACAGCTTGATGTCACCTGGCCTGGAGATGGGGGGCGTACAAAATAGGAGCTAATAAGCTTTAACGGTAGGCTGGACAGGCTTTTAGAGCTCTGTTAAAATAAGGATACAGTGATTAGCGGTTGGGAGAGATGGGAATAATGGGGGATAAGATTGATGCTTTGTACGAACTAGTAACCCAGATTGCTGGGGAACTAAAGCAAACCCGCCAGGAGCTCAGCGACCAAATCGGCAGTGTCCGGCAGGAACTCACGGATCAAGTAGGCAGCGTCCGGCAGGAGCTTACGAATCAAGTCGGCGGCGTCAGGCAGGAATTAGCGAAGCAAATTAGAGACGTCCGACAAGAGCTTAACGACCAAATCGCAAGCGTCCATCAGGAATTAACGGATCAAATCGGCGGTGTCAGGCAGGAATTCACGGAACAAATAGGTGGAGTCAGGCAGGAGCTCACGGAGCAAGTCAACAGCGTCAGGCAAGAACTCGCCGACCAAATAGGCGGCGTTCGCCAGGAGCTCAGCGACCAAATCGGCAGTGTCCGGCAGGAACTCACGGATCAAATCGGCAGTGTTAGGCAGGAACTCACCGACCGAATCGGCAACGCCAGGCAAGAGTTCACAAATCAAATCAGCAGCTTCAGGCAGGAACTTCACACCGAGATTTCCAGTACCAGGCAGGAGCTTACTGAAAGGCTTGATCGGGTGGAGAAGCGGCTGAATGCAACCTTTGAGCAGGTAGGTATGCTGACGGAATTTCGGATCGAAGTTATGAAAAAGCTAAATGAAATCAGCGAAAATCAAAAATCAATATTTGAAATGTTGGGCGAACATGAAGTTAAAATTCGTAATTTATACCGGGAAAGAGCGGTTTAGAGGCCTCCCATTTCCCGGAAGTATCTGCAAGGAGGGTTTGGTATGCGCTGGTTAGGTCATTCAAGCTTTTACCTGGAAACCCCGGCGGGGGTGCGGCTGGTGACCGACCCTTACGGCCCGCAGGTTTCGCCGGCAGCGCCGGTGGTCACGGCTGATGTGGTGACCGTATCCCATGAGCATTTCGACCACAATTACCTGAATAATATCAAGGGCAACCCGGAAGTCTGGCGGGGTTTGACGCCCGAGGGAGACTGGGCGAAAGTTAACGTGACCTTTAAAGATGTCCATGCCTATACGGTGCCTGTATACCACGACGATGCCGGCGGCGCCAAACGGGGCAAAAACGCCATTTTCGTCCTGGAAGTGGGGGATTTACGCCTGGCCCACCTGGGTGACCTGGGGCATGTTCTTAATGATGAACAGGTGCATAAGATTGGCCGGGTGGACGTATTGATGATCCCTGTGGGCGGGTACTTTACCATCGATGCCGCTCAGGCCTGGCAGGTGGTGGAGGTATTGAAACCGCGGGTAGTCCTGCCCATGCATTACCTGGTCCCTGGCATGCAGGGTTTTCCCATTGCCGGGGTTGACGAATTTACGGCCGGCCGGGCCAATGTACGCCGCTTCGGGGAGGGGAAAATCGACCTGCGGGCCGAGAGTTTGCCGCAGGAAACGGAAGTCTGGGTCCTGGCGGCCAGCCAGCCGCGGGTCTAACCTGATAGAGGATATGACTCCAGATCCCCACCGTTGGATTTGTTATTTCCCAAACGGTGGGGATTTATATATACCATATTGATCTTTACGGGGAAAATGTTAGAATGAACGCAATGACAGACAAGGGGGAGGCGATTATATGGAACAATTACGTACGACAGTTAGGATGCCGGCAGAGCTGCTCAAAGCTATTGAAGCAGTACGGGACTCAGAAGAGTTTCCGACCTTAAGCGATTTTGTGCGCAGGGCAGTTGAGAAATATGTGGGAACCGGCCACGTCTTACGAGGACCGCTTTATGGCGTAGTCGTTTCCGATGGACCCTTCAACTACCTTTCGACGATAGTTATCGTACCACTTTCTACCGGCGCTAAACCTGCTACCTTCCGGCCGGAAATATCTTTTCACGGTAAGGTAACCAGGGCTCTGCCGGACCAGCTCCGGGCTGTGGATAAACATCGGCTTAGAGAATACCAGGGCAGTGTGGCAGGCACTTCCTTTTTTTATGCCCTGCAAGAGGCGCTTAGGGAGCTGCTTGCCTTATGAAGAAAGAAGGAGCTCGGCGCGGCTTAGCTGCCAAAAGTGGAACTTCCATAGAGAATGGCTCTTCCTACCTCACCGTGGCCCGGGAAGCCATAGCCGAACTTAAAATTGAGCGGTCCCTCTTCATCGGTCATGCCTGTGAAGTAGATAGTGATGCGGCAGCCAGGGATTTTATTGCCAGGATCCAGGCGGAGCACCGCCAGGCGACCCATAATTGTTTTGCCTACCGGCTGGGGATAGGGAAGAAAGAAATAACCTATTACAGCGATGCCGGCGAGCCCGGCGGCACGGCCGGGCGGCCGATTTTAGGGGCCATTACCGGCCTGGGCCTGACCAACGTGGCGGTAGTGGTGACACGTTATTTTGGCGGCAAAAAGCTGGGGGTGCGGGGACTGATTGAGGCTTACGGCCAGGCGGCCCGCCGTGTCCTGGAAGAGGCGGGGAGCATTCGGCGGGTCGTAACCCGTGAGTTGGAATTAACCTGCAGTTATGCCGAGCTGGACCG
It encodes the following:
- a CDS encoding sigma-54-dependent Fis family transcriptional regulator → MSHLALVAPYTDLAALARQVCEELDEDVAVATGDLAEGVRVARDLVTKGAEVIISRGGTATAISRQVEVPVVEIAVSTFDLIRALARARDLGSYIGVAGFRNVIYGTKSLESALGVHIEELIIEAEEEAAGIIAEGRSMGLEVIVGDAVSVRSAKEMGLQAILVTSGKEAISQAIREAREVAMVRRRERARAEQFKAILDFAYEGIVATDQEGRITLVNPAAEKILGLAAHRVVGRPAREVLPGVPLNQVLQSGQKRLGELHRAGNTLVAENIIPVIAGRETVGAVATFQDVSHLQAVEARARQELYLKGHVARYTFEDIVTQSPVMAKIIERARQFAAAEATVLINGETGTGKEMVAQSIHNASRRRNGPFVAVNCAAVPENLLESELFGYEEGAFTGARKGGKKGLFELAHGGTLFLDEIGELSLNLQARLLRVLQQKAIMRVGGDRVLPVDVRIIAATHRNLKDAIARDAFRRDLYYRLNVLQINLPPLRERPEDLPLLIKALVEKISRRAGRLPPIFSEEIIARMQAYSWPGNVRELENILERLVVLRSGEEVEAGDLDEILEPAENQPQPVLQLALRGTLAEMEGEIIRRTLALTGNNKEETCRRLGLSKTTLWRRLKSWQDEGQRRVNGN
- a CDS encoding four-carbon acid sugar kinase family protein, with translation MEQISIIADDLTGANDTGVQFCQHGFRTMVIIDAANVERVGQDKDVWAINTDTRHLAAPEAYQRVYEITLKLKKAAISRVYKKIDSTLRGHPGAELEAVMDAWQADLALVVPAYPANRRLVVDGHLLISEGMETAAASVSLTPGDARAALCHIPTVLQGEMGRRVGQINLATVRQGVKELVAALEAARTNSQVLVLDAADEEDLRNIARAISRFQRDVIVAGAAGMAAHLPLAWNLKPVPNNPLNKKGAILLVAGSRNPVTAAQVQRLAEVSACQAVKVETEAILTGEPAVEIERVLQEVTTQDAGAGLIIIAVDSLFQTIDRDRVSNSGSKAIALALGTITSRLLNMRRISALVVTGGDTAVHVCRALEARGINLAADLLPGIPLGYLEGGRGDGLPIVTKAGGFGSPDSLIKVNEFLQQRMKSEMELV
- the pdxA gene encoding 4-hydroxythreonine-4-phosphate dehydrogenase PdxA, producing the protein MVKPLIAITVGDPCGIGPEITAKALAIPEIYNLCRPLAIADAGLMGEAIKIAGVNLSVRAVTSPGEGRYEYGTIDVLDMQNVDLNQLQYGKVTRMGGEASFQYITRAIELALAGEVDAVTTGPINKEAINLAGHHYSGHTEIFADLTKTQDYCMMLVDKNFRVSHVTTHVAFSQVPSLIKKERVLTVIKLTNDALLKMGISMPRIAVAGLNPHAGEDGLFGREEIEEIGPAITAAREQGIQVDGPVPPDTIFVKLQGGQYDAVVAMYHDQGHIPTKLIGFKYDNATGKWGSVAGINITLGLPIIRTSVDHGTAFGKAGKGTANPESMVDALKMGAIMTRT
- a CDS encoding GntP family permease is translated as MGGISGIQIIIGLIVGIFVLVYLILRTKIHAFPALIIAASVIGLIGGMSPSTGDINLAKSITTGFGNTLASIGLVIGFGVMMGRLLEVSGAAERMAYTFLKYLGRGKEEWALAATGYVISIPIFCDSGFVILTPLVKALSRRTKKSVLALGVALAAGLVATHSAVPPTPGPLAVAGIFKVDVGMVIISGLIFTIPITIAGVLYGKWLGKKIYQLPSEDGQSWIRPPYQSSQIAEEALPENGNLPSAFISFAPVVIPLILIFVNTLLTAMKINQLWARYLVFLGNPVIAVGIGLIIAIYGLAPKLSRSEVLKKMEEGVSSAGIIILITGAGGALGQVLRDSGVGNYVAQLIASSPLPPFLLPFFVATFVRLVQGSGTVAMITSASITAPILANLSVNPIIAVQAANLGSLIYSYFNDSFFWVVNRFLGVDDIKEQTLTWSVPTTIAWGVSLIMLYIANAILS
- the larA gene encoding nickel-dependent lactate racemase — encoded protein: MSCRLSLPYGTHKLTFHIPEEKIKAVLSPVAMKEIPSTEVEIQRALENPIGCQSLGTMVSPTSRVLLLCDDNTRPTPANIIVPAILRELESGGVRKENIKILMALGTHRPMTLEELQQKLGAEVLAQVEVINHDFRNPMALHDFGLTANGTPVKVNRVVLEADVVIGIGSIVPHHIPGYSGGAKIVQPGICGEDTTAATHLLSVRTRRNMLGIVENKVREEMEAIADRAGVKYIFNTVLDPQGRVVKAFFGDIRQAFRAGVEISRQVYGIPAPGRTPIVLASSHPCDIEFWQAHKTLYPCDMLVEEGGTIIIVTPCPEGVAVTHPEMLEFAGQKPEDIDAQIEEGRIKDKVAGALALAWAKVRQHAEVCLVSDGINAEVAAKLGFKHADTIEEALEMTWARLGKEARVTVLTHGADTLPLLPEDNLE
- a CDS encoding MBL fold metallo-hydrolase; its protein translation is MRWLGHSSFYLETPAGVRLVTDPYGPQVSPAAPVVTADVVTVSHEHFDHNYLNNIKGNPEVWRGLTPEGDWAKVNVTFKDVHAYTVPVYHDDAGGAKRGKNAIFVLEVGDLRLAHLGDLGHVLNDEQVHKIGRVDVLMIPVGGYFTIDAAQAWQVVEVLKPRVVLPMHYLVPGMQGFPIAGVDEFTAGRANVRRFGEGKIDLRAESLPQETEVWVLAASQPRV
- a CDS encoding YlcI/YnfO family protein — translated: MEQLRTTVRMPAELLKAIEAVRDSEEFPTLSDFVRRAVEKYVGTGHVLRGPLYGVVVSDGPFNYLSTIVIVPLSTGAKPATFRPEISFHGKVTRALPDQLRAVDKHRLREYQGSVAGTSFFYALQEALRELLAL
- a CDS encoding IMPACT family protein translates to MKKEGARRGLAAKSGTSIENGSSYLTVAREAIAELKIERSLFIGHACEVDSDAAARDFIARIQAEHRQATHNCFAYRLGIGKKEITYYSDAGEPGGTAGRPILGAITGLGLTNVAVVVTRYFGGKKLGVRGLIEAYGQAARRVLEEAGSIRRVVTRELELTCSYAELDRLLYQVRSRGGKVIKTEYGSEVRLKVAVPLPAWEEMKESHRPSP